The proteins below are encoded in one region of Triticum aestivum cultivar Chinese Spring chromosome 1B, IWGSC CS RefSeq v2.1, whole genome shotgun sequence:
- the LOC123145793 gene encoding guanylate-binding protein 2, which translates to MLQRLGLRGSPSAAAGDASPASSASPAAPAAAGGLGRPLRLVYCDDKGKFVMDPEAVAALQLVKGPVGVVSVCGRARQGKSFVLNQLLGRSSGFQVASTHKPCTKGLWMWSAPLKRTGLDGTEYNLVLLDTEGIDAYDQTGTYSIQIFSLAVLLSSMFIYNQMGGIDEASIDRLSLVTEMTKHIRVRASGGRSSASELGHFSPVFVWLLRDFYLDLSEDNRKITPRDYLELALRPVQSGGRDVSSKNAIRESIRALFPDRECFTLVRPVNNEKDLQRLDQLPMNTFRPEFTSGLDAFTKFVFDRTRPKQLGASTMTGPILAGLTQSFLDAINTGAVPTISSSWQSVEEAECRRAYDSAMDTYNSSFDCKKPAEEDALQEAHERAMNKAISVFNASAFGAGSARSKFEKLLQTTLRKRFEDFKRNAFLEADLQCSNKIQSMETKVRAACNRPDSKLDDVVRILDGLLMEYEATSYGPKKWTKLVTFLHQCLAGPMLDLFRKQLEHIDAERNALRLKCSSSDDKVSLLRKQLEASEGHRAEYLRRYEETINDKQKMSKDYSVRIAELQNKVSKLDERCQGLSSALEQAKRECADWKSKYDHSISQQKADESKSKSLIASLESRVSISEGRLSAVREQAESAQEEASEWKRKYEYAANEAKTALERAASAQERTNKKVQEREDALRVELATQLHEKEELIATLNAKINQTEVHKTSLMSRLEVTEAKLKNHESDSVALKGEIRLLTDNLESVKTEAQSREKEVRILEQEKNHLQEKFLSECKKFDEADMRCKDAEREAKRAVELADLARVEAAAAQRDKGEAQRLAMERLTLIERMERQVETLEREKSKMVEEMERLHQSELDALSKVRMLDERVDEREKQIGEMLEQNNQQRSNTVQVLESLLATEREACAEANKRAEALSLQLQSTQGKLDMLQQELTSVRLNETALDSKVKASYSRRTRGEATESVHYMDVDDDDTGRRRKRSKSTTSPFKNNHTEDGGSVFFGEDTNNGSQQLEGTETETEDYTKFTVLKLKQELTKQGFGAQLLQLKNPNKKDIVALYEKHVVGGA; encoded by the exons ATGCTCCAGAGGCTGGGCCTGCGCGGGAGCCCCAGCGCCGCGGCGGGCGACGCCTcccccgcctcctccgcctcccccgcGGCGCCCGCCGCGGCGGGGGGCCTGGGCCGCCCGCTGCGGCTCGTCTACTGCGACGACAAGGGCAAGTTCGTCATGGACCCGGAGGCCGTCGCCGCGCTGCAGCTCGTCAAGGGCCCCGTCGGGGTCGTCTCCGTCTGCGGCCGCGCGCGCCAGGGCAAGAGCTTCGTCCTCAACCAG CTTCTAGGGCGAAGCAGTGGTTTTCAAGTTGCATCGACACATAAACCTTGCACCAAGGGACTTTGGATGTGGAGTGCACCTTTGAAGAGGACGGGTCTTGATGGAACTGAATACAATCTTGTATTGTTGGACACCGAAGGCATTGATGCTTATGACCAAACG GGCACCTACAGTATCCAAATATTTTCGTTGGCTGTTCTGTTATCAAGCATGTTCATATACAACCAG ATGGGAGGGATAGATGAAGCCTCAATTGACCGTCTTTCACTAGTCACAGAAATGACAAAGCACATACGGGTTAGGGCCTCAGGTGGAAGGTCCAGTGCCTCTGAACTTGGGCACTTCTCACCTGTCTTTGTTTGGCTGTTGAGG GACTTCTACTTGGATCTGTCTGAAGACAACAGAAAAATTACACCAAGAGATTACCTTGAACTAGCTCTAAGGCCTGTTCAAAGTGGCGGAAGAGATGTATCTTCTAAGAACGCG ATACGGGAGTCAATTCGCGCTCTTTTTCCAGACAGGGAATGCTTTACACTTGTGCGACCTGTGAACAATGAGAAAGATCTCCAGCGCCTTGACCAACTTCCT ATGAATACATTTCGTCCAGAGTTTACATCTGGCCTGGATGCTTTCACAAAATTTGTGTTTGATCGCACAAGACCTAAACAACTTGGAGCTAGTACCATGACAGGCCCCATCCTTGCTGGGTTGACACAATCATTTCTTGATGCGATTAATACTGGTGCAGTCCCAACAATATCTTCGTCATGGCAG AGTGTGGAGGAAGCCGAATGTCGTAGAGCATATGATTCTGCTATGGATACTTACAATTCTTCTTTTGACTGCAAAAAACCAGCAGAAGAG GATGCTTTGCAAGAAGCACATGAACGTGCAATGAACAAGGCCATTAGTGTTTTTAATGCCTCTGCTTTTGGTGCTGGGTCAGCTCGTTCTAAATTTGAAAAGCTTCTTCAGACTACTCTAAGGAAGAGGTTTGAG GATTTTAAAAGGAATGCTTTTCTGGAGGCCGACTTGCAATGTTCAAATAAAATACAGAGCATGGAGACAAAAGTGCGGGCAGCATGTAACCGCCCTGATTCAAAGTTGGATGATGTAGTAAGG ATCCTCGATGGCCTCCTCATGGAGTATGAGGCGACTTCTTATGGGCCGAAGAAATGGACAAAGCTCGTTACATTTCTGCATCAGTG TTTGGCGGGCCCAATGCTAGACCTTTTCAGAAAACAATTGGAGCATATAGATGCTGAAAGGAACGCCCTGAGACTGAAATGCAGTTCAAGCGATGATAAGGTATCATTGCTCAGGAAGCAACTAGAGGCAAGTGAGGGGCACAGAGCTGAGTATTTAAGGCGCTATGAGGAAACTATCAATGATAAGCAGAAAATGTCAAAGGATTACTCTGTTCGAATAGCTGAACTTCAAAACAAGGTTAGCAAGTTGGATGAACGCTGTCAGGGCTTGTCTTCTGCTCTTGAACAAGCAAAACGAGAATGTGCTGATTGGAAGAGCAAATACGATCACTCCATTTCACAGCAGAAGGCAGATGAAAGCAAGTCAAAATCCCTGATTGCTTCTCTGGAATCTCGGGTAAGCATCAGCGAGGGCAGATTATCTGCTGTACGAGAGCAGGCTGAATCTGCTCAAGAGGAAGCTTCTGAGTGGAAACGTAAATATGAATATGCTGCCAATGAGGCCAAAACAGCTCTTGAGAGAGCAGCTTCAGCACAGGAACGCACAAATAAGAAAGTGCAAGAAAGGGAAGATGCATTGAGGGTAGAACTTGCTACCCAGCTGCACGAGAAG GAAGAACTGATAGCTACATTGAATGCAAAAATCAACCAAACTGAAGTTCACAAGACAAGTTTGATGTCGAGGCTTGAG GTTACTGAAGCAAAGTTGAAGAATCATGAGTCAGATTCAGTGGCTCTGAAGGGAGAAATCAGACTATTGACTGATAACTTGGAGTCTGTTAAAACTGAAGCTCAGTCCCGTGAGAAGGAAGTGAGGATCCTGGAACAAGAAAAGAACCATCTTCAGGAGAAGTTCCTATCTGAGTGCAAAAAGTTTGATGAGGCAGATATGAGGTGCAAGGACGCCGAAAGGGAGGCTAAACGAGCAGTAGAGTTGGCTGATTTAGCTCGTGTAGAAGCTGCTGCTGCTCAGAGAGACAAGGGGGAAGCACAGCGACTAGCAATGGAGAGACTCACTTTGATAGAAAGAATGGAGCGACAGGTTGAAACTCTAGAGCGAGAGAAAAGTAAGATGGTGGAAGAAATGGAGCGGCTTCATCAGTCTGAGTTGGATGCTCTATCCAAGGTCAGGATGCTTGACGAAAGGGTTGATGAGAGGGAAAAGCAGATTGGGGAGATGTTGGAACAGAACAACCAGCAGAGATCCAACACGGTCCAAGTGCTCGAGAGTCTGCTGGCAACAGAGCGTGAAGCTTGCGCTGAAGCCAATAAGAGAGCCGAGGCCCTGTCACTGCAGCTGCAATCAACCCAGGGCAAGCTGGACATGCTCCAGCAGGAGCTCACCTCTGTTCGGCTCAATGAAACTGCACTTGACAGCAAGGTGAAGGCCTCCTACTCTAGGCGCACGAGGGGCGAAGCCACCGAGTCCGTCCATTACATGGAcgtcgacgacgacgacaccgggaggcgaaggaaaagatcgaagagcACAACTAGCCCGTTCAAGAACAATCACACGGAGGATGGCGGATCCGTGTTCTTCGGAGAGGACACGAACAACGGGAGCCAGCAGCTGGAGGGGACCGAGACGGAGACCGAGGACTACACCAAGTTCACGGTGCTGAAGCTGAAGCAGGAGCTGACCAAGCAGGGGTTCGGCGCCCAGCTGCTGCAGCTGAAGAACCCCAACAAGAAGGACATCGTCGCCTTGTATGAGAAGCATGTCGTTGGCGGCGCTTGA